Proteins co-encoded in one Kribbella qitaiheensis genomic window:
- a CDS encoding VanW family protein, with protein MGRKQLAGIIAAAGFGVLVVAYGAAFAFTGDKTPGDTTVLGIPLGGLSETDAKAKLQAGIKDRLNLPIKVKAGDSTYQLKPADAGLSLDVDATIEAAGAGRSLNPARMWQVMTGGDEVAPVIKKDEGKLKAAVDQLAEQVNRPATEGTITFVDAKAVQHESADGLLLNNDKATDTVVSGYPSDGNPRDLPVEVSKPKAGTDAIDKAMKEYAEPAMSGPIRLTVGDKGVDLKPTEFAPALKLVAKDGDFTPSLDAAKLEPLFKERFKQLESLPKDARVEIVAGRPQVIPAVDGMVVARDKVVPAILSILPKTGDGRKASVGLAKSKAKITTEAAQALGVKEVMGQFTTHFPHATYRNVNIGTAAHRINGTLLKPDETFSLNKIVGERTRENGFTDGNIISGGKFVLDLGGGVSQSATTTFNAAFFAGLKDVEHKAHSVYISRYPVGREATVAWGSVDLKFLNDSGHGILVQTIFTPSTPGSQGTLTVKIWGTKVWDITAGASAKSNFRSPSVVYNTEPGCRAQAPTGGFDITIHRFFAKNGQRVKTESFTTKYNAADDIHCGPKPGTPPATPDGPGKPGTPRPPS; from the coding sequence GTGGGGAGAAAACAGCTCGCGGGGATCATCGCCGCGGCCGGATTCGGTGTGCTCGTGGTCGCCTACGGCGCCGCCTTCGCATTCACCGGCGACAAGACTCCAGGGGATACGACCGTGCTCGGCATCCCGCTCGGCGGCCTGTCCGAGACCGACGCCAAGGCGAAGCTGCAGGCCGGGATCAAGGACCGGCTGAACCTGCCGATCAAGGTCAAGGCCGGCGACTCGACGTACCAGCTGAAGCCGGCCGACGCCGGGCTCAGTCTCGATGTGGACGCGACCATCGAGGCGGCCGGTGCCGGCCGCAGTCTCAACCCGGCCCGGATGTGGCAGGTGATGACTGGCGGTGACGAGGTCGCGCCGGTGATCAAGAAGGACGAGGGCAAGCTGAAGGCGGCCGTCGACCAGCTGGCCGAGCAGGTGAACCGGCCCGCGACCGAAGGCACCATCACCTTCGTGGACGCGAAGGCGGTGCAGCACGAGTCCGCCGACGGCCTGCTGCTGAACAACGACAAGGCGACCGACACCGTGGTGTCGGGCTACCCGTCGGACGGCAACCCGCGTGATCTGCCGGTCGAGGTCAGCAAGCCCAAGGCCGGCACGGACGCGATCGACAAGGCGATGAAGGAGTACGCCGAGCCGGCGATGTCCGGACCGATCCGGCTCACCGTCGGGGACAAGGGCGTCGACCTCAAGCCGACCGAGTTCGCTCCCGCGCTGAAGCTGGTCGCCAAGGACGGCGACTTCACCCCGAGCCTGGACGCGGCCAAGCTGGAGCCGCTGTTCAAGGAGCGGTTCAAGCAGCTCGAGTCGCTGCCGAAGGACGCCCGGGTCGAGATCGTGGCCGGCAGGCCGCAGGTGATCCCGGCGGTCGACGGCATGGTCGTGGCCCGCGACAAGGTGGTCCCGGCGATCCTGTCGATCCTGCCGAAGACCGGCGACGGGCGGAAGGCATCGGTCGGGCTGGCCAAGTCCAAGGCCAAGATCACCACCGAGGCCGCCCAGGCGCTCGGGGTCAAGGAAGTGATGGGTCAGTTCACCACCCACTTCCCGCACGCCACCTACCGGAACGTGAACATCGGTACGGCGGCCCACCGGATCAACGGCACGCTGCTGAAGCCGGACGAGACGTTCAGCCTGAACAAGATCGTCGGCGAGCGGACCCGGGAGAACGGGTTCACCGACGGCAACATCATCAGTGGCGGCAAGTTCGTCCTCGACCTCGGCGGCGGCGTCTCGCAGTCGGCCACCACCACCTTCAACGCGGCCTTCTTCGCCGGCCTGAAGGACGTCGAGCACAAGGCGCACAGCGTCTACATCAGCCGCTACCCGGTCGGCCGCGAGGCCACCGTCGCCTGGGGCTCGGTCGACCTGAAGTTCCTGAACGACTCCGGCCACGGGATCCTGGTGCAGACCATCTTCACCCCGTCCACGCCGGGCAGTCAGGGCACGCTGACGGTGAAGATCTGGGGCACCAAGGTCTGGGACATCACCGCCGGCGCTTCGGCGAAGTCGAACTTCCGCTCGCCCTCGGTGGTCTACAACACCGAGCCGGGCTGCCGCGCGCAGGCGCCGACCGGTGGTTTCGACATCACCATCCACCGGTTCTTCGCGAAGAACGGTCAGCGGGTCAAGACGGAGTCCTTCACCACGAAGTACAACGCGGCCGACGACATCCACTGCGGCCCGAAGCCGGGCACCCCGCCGGCGACCCCGGACGGTCCCGGCAAGCCTGGGACCCCGCGGCCGCCGAGCTGA
- a CDS encoding flavin reductase family protein translates to MTSDPSGSIASGDFRTALGRFASGITIMSTLQDGVAHAMTANAFTSVSLDPPLVMVCVDKGVRMHDAVLDCGFWAISVLADSHQAIAQRFAKSGRELHSQFDGVGTAPGPKTGCLLIEGALSWLECRTWAIYDGGDHTIVVGEVLSLGADDIADPAALIYYAGQYRELRGK, encoded by the coding sequence GTGACCTCGGATCCCAGCGGCAGCATCGCGTCCGGGGACTTCCGTACGGCGCTGGGCCGGTTCGCCTCGGGGATCACGATCATGAGCACCCTGCAGGACGGGGTCGCGCACGCGATGACGGCGAACGCGTTCACCTCGGTTTCGCTCGATCCGCCACTGGTGATGGTCTGCGTCGACAAGGGCGTCCGGATGCACGACGCCGTCCTCGACTGCGGCTTCTGGGCCATCTCGGTGCTCGCTGACAGTCACCAGGCGATCGCGCAGCGGTTCGCCAAATCAGGCCGGGAACTGCACAGCCAGTTCGACGGGGTCGGCACCGCGCCGGGTCCCAAGACCGGGTGTCTGCTGATCGAGGGAGCGCTCTCCTGGCTCGAATGCCGGACCTGGGCGATCTACGACGGCGGTGATCACACGATCGTGGTCGGCGAGGTGCTCAGCCTGGGCGCCGACGATATTGCTGACCCTGCGGCACTGATCTACTACGCGGGGCAATACCGGGAACTCCGGGGCAAGTAA
- a CDS encoding tetratricopeptide repeat protein, with translation MVGDGRIERELDAARAVAELCGGLPLAVRIAGSYLAGRPDGSVEELAKEPGSEGARLAVLSADDKGVRGSIKLSVDALAADPRQLAQTAARAFTVISVLPGTEFSLRIAAAALGIGLREAEDAIEHLVDVHLLETPALHRYRLHDLVRAVGRETAGTELGESGVQAVRDRVLGAYLALLWRIDELSEPGELTQNWREPEWSEPAKDLAEADQAIELLDADRANLVTAVRMAETGSAAERLTVVRIAAGMNAFGLSRRRWVEWREIGEAAIRVLTDGDDHVAAAMIHYDLGLVYGELEESAAAAAHLGRAVPMAAAIGDLDFERACLLNLAHALERSNQFAAAKAITERLIGTEPGARLESWASLVLGMVAGKEGDHAAQTIAFDRSISSLRESDPPRRELGMRYRVVGESLEESGRFAAAEPYYRDSLAIYREENKEMMIAEILGLLGRLMVTFERFDEAAEAYEESLRLAIDRELWDSEAAARVGLGRLHEAAGRPGQARIEWQQALAIYRRYRSARADEVQALLDDSDRSHTPS, from the coding sequence GTGGTCGGCGACGGCCGGATCGAGCGGGAGCTGGATGCCGCTCGTGCCGTCGCCGAGCTGTGTGGAGGGTTGCCGCTGGCAGTCCGGATCGCTGGAAGCTATCTGGCCGGACGTCCGGACGGGTCCGTCGAGGAGCTGGCGAAGGAGCCCGGCAGCGAAGGAGCCCGGTTGGCCGTCCTGTCGGCCGACGACAAGGGAGTCCGGGGCAGCATCAAGCTCTCGGTGGACGCACTGGCCGCGGATCCGCGGCAGCTGGCACAGACGGCAGCCCGGGCTTTCACGGTGATTTCCGTCCTGCCGGGCACCGAGTTCTCGCTGCGGATAGCGGCCGCGGCCCTCGGCATCGGGCTCCGCGAGGCCGAGGACGCGATCGAGCACCTGGTCGACGTCCACCTGCTGGAGACGCCCGCGCTGCACCGGTACCGGTTGCACGATCTGGTCCGGGCCGTCGGCAGGGAGACGGCCGGGACGGAGCTGGGGGAGTCTGGCGTACAGGCTGTTCGCGACCGGGTTCTCGGTGCGTATCTGGCCTTGCTCTGGCGGATCGACGAGTTGTCCGAGCCTGGTGAGCTGACCCAGAACTGGCGTGAACCGGAGTGGTCGGAGCCGGCCAAGGACCTCGCCGAGGCAGACCAGGCGATCGAGTTGCTCGATGCCGACCGGGCGAACCTGGTGACCGCGGTGCGGATGGCCGAAACCGGCTCCGCCGCGGAGCGGCTGACGGTAGTCCGGATCGCGGCCGGGATGAACGCGTTCGGGCTTTCGCGGCGGCGCTGGGTCGAGTGGCGGGAGATCGGCGAAGCGGCGATCCGGGTGCTCACCGACGGGGACGACCACGTGGCCGCCGCGATGATCCACTACGACCTCGGCCTCGTCTACGGCGAGTTGGAGGAGTCCGCCGCGGCCGCGGCGCATCTCGGCCGGGCGGTCCCGATGGCCGCTGCGATCGGGGACCTCGACTTCGAGCGGGCCTGCCTGCTGAACCTGGCGCACGCGCTCGAACGGTCGAACCAGTTCGCGGCGGCCAAGGCGATCACCGAGCGGCTGATCGGCACCGAGCCCGGCGCCCGGCTCGAGTCGTGGGCGTCGCTGGTGCTCGGAATGGTCGCGGGCAAGGAGGGCGACCACGCGGCTCAGACGATCGCCTTCGACCGGTCGATCTCCTCGCTCAGGGAAAGCGATCCGCCGCGTCGCGAGCTGGGGATGCGGTACCGGGTGGTCGGCGAGTCGCTCGAAGAGTCCGGCCGGTTCGCGGCGGCGGAGCCGTACTACCGGGATTCGCTGGCCATCTACCGCGAAGAGAACAAGGAGATGATGATCGCGGAGATCCTCGGCCTGCTCGGACGGCTGATGGTGACCTTCGAGCGGTTCGACGAGGCGGCCGAGGCCTACGAGGAATCGCTCAGGCTGGCGATCGACCGCGAACTGTGGGACTCGGAGGCCGCCGCCAGGGTCGGCCTGGGCCGTCTGCACGAAGCCGCCGGCCGCCCCGGCCAGGCCCGGATCGAGTGGCAGCAGGCGCTGGCGATCTACCGGCGCTACCGGTCGGCCCGGGCGGACGAAGTACAGGCATTGCTGGACGACAGTGACAGGTCACACACGCCGAGTTGA
- the mshB gene encoding N-acetyl-1-D-myo-inositol-2-amino-2-deoxy-alpha-D-glucopyranoside deacetylase codes for MSELPDRRLLLVHAHPDDETINNGATMARYVDEGAHVTLVTCTLGEEGEVLVPELAELAADRTDQLGKHRVGELAAAMDELGVTDYRFLGGEGKYRDTGMIYNDQGNAAAPPETRPDSFWRADLVAAANDLVPIIRELRPQVLVTYDEYGNYGHPDHVQAHRVATYAAALAAAPSYRQDLGEAWDIAKIYWMAMSEDSFRDSLRRLREAGDTTTFEGMDPEGEYPMITPDRLIDCVIDGEAYVDRKMNAMKAHATQITVDGPFFALSNNNGNQIWASEHYRLVKGTAAPGPDGKENDLFAGI; via the coding sequence ATGAGCGAGCTTCCCGACCGCCGGCTGCTGCTGGTGCATGCCCATCCCGACGACGAGACGATCAACAACGGGGCCACGATGGCCCGCTATGTGGACGAAGGCGCCCACGTCACCCTGGTCACCTGCACCCTCGGCGAGGAAGGCGAGGTGCTGGTGCCGGAGCTGGCCGAGCTGGCCGCCGACCGGACCGACCAGCTCGGCAAACACCGCGTCGGCGAGCTGGCCGCCGCGATGGACGAGCTCGGTGTGACCGATTACCGGTTCCTCGGTGGCGAAGGCAAGTACCGCGACACCGGGATGATCTACAACGACCAGGGCAACGCGGCGGCCCCGCCGGAAACCCGGCCGGACAGCTTCTGGCGGGCCGACCTGGTCGCCGCGGCGAACGACCTGGTCCCGATCATCCGCGAGCTCCGTCCGCAGGTCCTGGTCACCTACGACGAGTACGGCAACTACGGGCACCCGGACCACGTCCAGGCGCACCGCGTCGCCACCTACGCGGCCGCTCTGGCCGCCGCCCCGTCGTACCGGCAGGATCTGGGCGAGGCGTGGGACATCGCGAAGATCTACTGGATGGCGATGTCGGAGGACAGCTTCCGGGACAGCCTGCGCAGGCTTCGCGAGGCCGGCGACACCACCACCTTCGAGGGGATGGACCCCGAAGGCGAGTATCCGATGATCACCCCTGACCGGTTGATCGACTGTGTGATCGACGGCGAGGCCTACGTCGACCGCAAGATGAACGCGATGAAGGCGCACGCCACCCAGATCACCGTCGACGGACCCTTCTTCGCGCTGTCCAACAACAACGGAAACCAGATCTGGGCCAGCGAGCACTACCGGCTGGTCAAGGGCACGGCCGCCCCGGGCCCGGACGGCAAGGAAAACGACCTGTTCGCCGGAATCTGA
- a CDS encoding response regulator transcription factor, whose translation MSVYQAVPAVRIEDFAPEVVCEVYELGSRRRSAAAASELTNRQVLVGRLMATGAKDAAIARQLGLSLRTVRAEISSLIAGLGARSRFQAGCLLVRRFG comes from the coding sequence ATGTCGGTTTACCAGGCTGTCCCTGCGGTGCGGATCGAGGATTTCGCGCCGGAGGTCGTCTGTGAGGTCTACGAACTGGGATCGCGCCGCCGGAGCGCGGCCGCCGCGAGCGAGCTGACCAACCGTCAGGTACTGGTCGGCAGGCTGATGGCGACCGGTGCCAAGGACGCCGCGATCGCGCGGCAGCTGGGCCTTTCACTACGGACCGTCCGGGCCGAGATCAGCTCGCTGATCGCCGGGCTCGGAGCTCGTTCGAGGTTCCAGGCAGGCTGCTTGCTGGTGCGCCGCTTCGGCTGA